From a single Anaerolineaceae bacterium oral taxon 439 genomic region:
- a CDS encoding dihydropteroate synthase, with protein MGILNLTPDSFSRDGVYAELPQSDAAIRRALAQAEGFLRAGADILDLGAESTRPGYRPVPEAEEISRLLPVLSAIRERFPEAILSVDTMKAATAEAALRTGADWINDVSGGDHDPRMRPLAAEHGCFFVAMRWEAFQPDAEPVADQAARQLKESAEKALSAGIRKDRLILDPGIGFGTGVWDNVELMRALPRFSAIGFPILIGPSRKSVVGKTLRRPPEDRLGGTAALAAAGVAAGVDIVRVHDVDCMTQVMRIGDLIWR; from the coding sequence ATGGGGATCCTCAACCTGACCCCGGACAGCTTTTCCCGGGACGGCGTCTACGCGGAGCTTCCCCAGAGCGACGCCGCGATCCGCCGGGCGCTCGCGCAGGCGGAGGGATTTCTCCGCGCCGGGGCGGATATCCTCGACCTGGGCGCGGAATCGACCCGCCCCGGATACCGTCCGGTCCCGGAAGCGGAAGAAATCTCAAGGCTCCTCCCGGTTCTCAGCGCGATCCGCGAACGCTTTCCGGAAGCGATCCTGTCGGTCGATACGATGAAAGCGGCGACAGCGGAAGCCGCGCTTCGGACCGGCGCGGACTGGATCAACGACGTCAGCGGCGGGGATCATGACCCGCGCATGCGCCCGCTCGCCGCGGAACATGGATGCTTCTTCGTCGCGATGCGCTGGGAGGCTTTCCAGCCGGACGCGGAGCCGGTCGCCGATCAGGCCGCCCGCCAGTTGAAGGAATCAGCTGAAAAGGCGCTTTCCGCCGGAATCCGAAAGGACCGGCTGATCCTCGATCCGGGAATCGGGTTCGGAACGGGCGTCTGGGATAACGTCGAACTCATGCGCGCGCTCCCGCGCTTCAGCGCGATCGGATTTCCGATCCTGATCGGGCCAAGCCGGAAATCCGTCGTCGGGAAAACGCTGCGCAGGCCGCCGGAAGACCGCCTCGGAGGGACCGCCGCGCTTGCTGCGGCCGGGGTCGCCGCCGGCGTCGACATCGTCCGTGTTCATGACGTCGACTGCATGACGCAGGTTATGCGCATCGGCGACCTGATCTGGCGTTAA